Below is a genomic region from Cynocephalus volans isolate mCynVol1 chromosome 14, mCynVol1.pri, whole genome shotgun sequence.
cCAGAGGAACCACATAGCTAGTAGCCATAGGGTCTAGAGCAGATGCTATGATGGATCAAGTCCACATCTTACTAAGGATGTATAGTCTGGAACCACAGTGGGCAGGGCTTTGAATGGGCCGTGTTAAAAGGCTTagactttatcttttaaaaaaccttcagtgttgggctggcccatggctcgggagagtgtggtgctgagaacaccaaggccccgggtttggatcctatatagggatggccggctcgctcactggttgagcgtggtgctgacaacactaagccaaggatccccttaccagtcatctttttttaaaaaaaagagagagaaaaacttcaGTGTTGCCTGAGCCacagtgatttctttctttctttctttttttttttttactacaagatgaccagtaaggggatcttaacccttgacttggtgttgtcagcaccacactctcccaagtgagccacgggccggccccagccAGTGATTTCTGATCAGGTTTGCTGTGGAATAATTTCTGGCACCTGTGTGAAGGATGGCCTGTAAAATGGATAGAGATTCAAGCGAGGGAAACCAGTAGGGAAATTGGTTCAAAAGCTTTAATGGGAGTTAAAGACCTGTATCTGGACATGGGCAATGGCAAGGgacaataaaagaagaatgcaGGCAAACACAGAGGTAGAATTGTCAGGATCTGATAAACACAAATCTAAATGTAAGGGAGAAGTAGAAAGATGAAATAAGGTTTCTCGCAGATAGGTTTTTCACCGAGATAGGGAGaatgaaaggaagggagggagaaaatgagTTTTGTTTTGGTCATGGGGGACTTCCAGAGAAAAATGTCCAGTGGACAATTACAGCTGGACTTCAGGAGAAAAGGGCTAGAGAGAGATCTTGGAGTTTAAAAGTAGAACAAGAGAGAACCGAGGATAGAATGTGGAAAAAACTGACATTTAAGGGGCACGAAGAGCAACTGGAAGATGAGTGAGTAGAGGTAAGAGGAGAACCCAGGGAGGCTGTGTTTTAGAAGCCAAACTCAATAACTTCTTCACCAAAAGAATGAACTGGTAGGATGAGGACTGGCTGGAATGGATAATCGGAATAAATATTAGAGGTTTTTCTACCCATCTTATAGTTACATTCAGAGGGATGCTGGTCTGATGACAAACTTGAAAACAGGCATCTTCAGACCAAGGGGAACCAGAGGGTCAGTGAAGGCTGTCTCGTAGCACTTTGCTTATTTGCCCTTTTATCTGCTTGTGTGCCTGCTACTCAGAGCCCCGAAGCCAGGACAGGAGACGGCGGCAGCAGCCACCAAACCATCGCCCTACTGCAGGAGGCCTGGCCCCATCCCCAACTCCTGCTAGGTCTGGCCCAGCCACCTCACACAACCTGGGCTCCTGCCTACTACCCGGTTCACTCAGCATATCAGGTCTGTACCCACTGCCACTGAAATCTGGGTTAGCCAGTCTCCTCCCTTCCCTACCACCTAGGGCTAAGACCAGGCTCCCGATTAGGCTTGAAGCCATCCCTTTAGCCACACTGCCACCTGACCTGGACTTCCTTCTTGACTTGATATAACGCAGGCCACCTCAGACCAGGGACACCTGGTATCCGTCCTAACACTGGTGCCTTTGTACAGGAAGCTGGAAATTAATGAATGTCTTTGTATAATAAAatggttaacatttattgagcgtttactacatgccaggcactgctctatgcactttatttcatttaatactcatTTCAACAGTTGAGGAACCCGAGGACTTTTTCTACTTACATAGTGCTACTTACCCAAATTCCCAACTCCAAGAGCTGGGCAACATTACACAGAActggagaatgaaaaaaaagCTAGGCCTTTCACCTGTCAGCACTGCAAATGCTGTGTGTACATACATCATCCACACAGAACTTAAGCCATATACTCTCCTTTTAAGCTACAGACCCAGCTGTGTAAAGGAATGAATGGGAATGATTTCTAGGACTCCAGTCCAACATCTACCTCACTCAGAGCCCACTACTCCCAACTTGTCAACTCTCCCCAATGGGTAAATCTCAATCCACCAGTCCTGGGTACAGCTGACTTGATCTTCAAATGCTTAAATGTGTAACTGGGGTAGGCTCTAAGGTGTATAAATACACCTTACACAGTAGTTAAGCTTTGGTGGGTTCGGATTCTAGTCCCAAGTTGATATTCCACCCCTTGGACCAGACTAGAGCCTCAACCAGGGATGATTTTGCCCCTCAGATGACATCTGGCagcatctggagacatttttgattgttacAATGGGGAGGGAGCTGGGGAGGAAACAGCATATAGTAGTTAGAGGCAAGGGATGCTGTtcaacatcctacaatgcacaagacagcccccacaacaaagaattatccaacccaaaatgtcaatagtgctaaggttgagaaacccCGATCTAAAAGAAATTCTCTAAGAAATCCTCTTCTCTATGGCCTCTACCCAGATGATCAGTTTCCTTTGTTCTCTAGGGAACAGCTACTCACTTTTGTCCTCAGGGGACAAGCCAGAGGCTGTCATGGTGATTGGGAAAGGTCTGCTAGGGACTGGAGCTCGGATCTCCTGCATCAGGACTCGATTGCAGGTAACATTTTGGGGTCTTCCTCAGTCCCTAGCATAACAACACTTGCAGAACCCAGCAAGGCACTCTCATCTGGGTAGTGGGAGGGAAAATGCTCAGCACTGTTTTACAGCCTCTACCCCCAGCCATATCAGAGCTGTTCTTGTACCTGAGTGCATCTTTCTGTCCAATGTGACCCCCTTTCCGCTCACCACCCACCATCCCCATCAGCCAGGTCTCTTGCTTGCTTCTAACCCGTGTCCCTGCCAGATACACCCCAACCTCAGCCTGCTAGCTTTGGctttccctgcccctgcccttagcttctcctctctttctgcccAGACCGGCCCGAGGAGAGTTTCCACCAGGAGGGGTCCCGGATTCCCCAGGTAACGCATCTGGTTGCTGCTCCTAGGAACAGTTCTGCCAACTCCGATGCAGTCCAGATGCCCATACTAGGTTAGCTAAAGTTGGGTATAAACAGACGCTGACTAGATGGTTGACGCTTAAGCTACTCTGTCAGGGCCTGAGGCATAGAAGGTTCTGAGGGAGGTCTACCAATCCTCCACCACCTTTCTACATGGTGCTTTTCTACTCACCCAGAACGTGACCATGGTATAGCCATGGAGATTAAATGCTGGATCCTTTTGCCACCCCTACTTCCATAAGACTTTGGAGTGCATAGTCATGAACTGAATCCGGGAGTTTTCTGGCTGTCAATCCTGCCTCACCCTCTCAGCTAGGGACACTGTCCAGGAATCCAAGGTCCTAGTACCTCTATTGACCCCTATAGTACACTCTTATGCATGGAAACTCTGGAAACAAACTTAGAAGCAAAAAAGCTCATGAAGGAATCCAGCCACTTAGCCCACCCCCTGTCCACACAGGCTAGGCCCAGGTTGGGCCGGGGCTCACCGCCGACTAGCAGAAGGATGAAAGGCTCTTCAGTCCCCACGTCCCCTATTCCCCGGACCAGGGAAAGCAGTGAGCCGGAGCTGGGACCCTGCTCTGCTACACCAGGGTGAGCACCAGGGTCCAGTCTCTCACCCCACTTCTTCTTCTGTTCCCTCATTCCCATTTCTGCCATTCAGgataatttccttccttccctattcCCTTTGACCCCAAAGACTAAATGTATTTTCATTAAGAATTTAGTCCCTGATTTTTTTCACACCATAGCCTCAGTCTtcactcctaaaagaaaacaacttctAGTTAGGGATTAAGGCCTAAGAGCTGGCTAGTTCCAGCATCAGACCACTGTGCAGTAATCCACCTGCCTATCCCTACCCATCTTCACCTCCCTCCTCTTTcacttcccagcccctggctaACAGACCAGAAGAGGGGCAGCGTTTCCACAACCCtgattcctctctcttctctgttgCAGGCTGCCTCAGGCTGGGCCCCCACGACCCTGCTCTGCCCCTGCCTTTTCTCCTATTTCCTGTAGTCTGTTTGACTCCCCATCCCGGATTTGTTATAGCGGGGGGCCCTTGGGCCAACCTGAGGTTTGTTTTGTCCCTAAATCTACCCCACTCACTGTTTCTCCCCGGGTCTGATAATGCCTTTACCTCCATGCCCAGGATATAGCCCTAAGATGGGGGGACACAGTGAGAAATACGTTAGTCCCCTCCCTCAGCTGCTGATTCTATGTGGACAACCATAACTCCTTGGAATGCCTGCTGCACTGTCCAAGGCATTACAGAGCATCACCTTGAGACAGGACAGAACAGGGACTTGCaaccccttcccaccccccacaGCACAAGATTTTGGGAccacaaaaaatatatgtatttttttatattgaggGGAGAGTAGAAAAGAAAGCAGCCCTATACTGGGCCCTATTCAGTGGCAGCTTCTGGTTCCATAGGGTTAAGGAAGACTTTGAGGAAATAAAAGTTGTGTGGAAAAATCCAGGTGTAGTTGCTTTGTATGTTGTGATGGGCAGAGGGATGAAGTGAAGTGTGAAGGCCCCTCACACCCTCCATCTTGCCTCAGACTATGTCCTGGAACCCTAGAAAAGAGGGGGAAAGACCTTAGGTAAGGAAAATGCTGCAGCTTTCCTCTGGGGAATCCTTGAATAATCAACTCCCATCCAGCCTGTTCCCTGTTACATTTTTGACCACACTTGAGGATGGCTTCCAGgcccctcccccctttcttttCTAAGGCTTGGGTCTATAGTAGTCAACCCCTAAATCAATGCCCTGGCCTCAGAACATGGAAATAGATTTCTACATTTTTCACCTCCTCACAAGAATATTCTGCCTAAATTAGGCCTGAACAACCCTGGGAAAATGCGAGCTATTTAAGTGAAGAGCCCAGATCCCCATACTTGGATGGCACTCTCAGTATCTTTGTTCCTACCGGTGTCAGTGGCTCCTTGTAACCATGCCCCCAACTAGGGCATTTACCTACTGGGGACCACAAGAAGATGGGGACTGAGGATTAAGAAACCCATCCCCATTCTAACAGGGAGTTTAGGGAAAGGGGACAGGGCACTGCAAAGCACACTCTACTCTGTGCGGATAAAGGGGCCCAGTTCCGGACTGTGGCATGTTTGGCTCGACACTTTCTGACTTTAAGTTTCGAACCCTGCAGGCCCTGGCGCGGCCTCGCCACTCAGCTTTCCGGGGTCTGGGCGCTACAGCCCCCAACGGTTACCTGGGGCGGAGAAAGCGCCACTTTCATTCCTGCTTCTTGGGATTGTTGACGGCAACGTAGTGATAGAGAACGACAAGCAAGAAGAGCGACACGCCCAGCATGTTGGCGAAGATGGCGAGCTGCACGTCCGTGATCATCCTGCGGAGAAGAGGAGGGACTGAGCCCCGGGCCGGCGCACTGCTCGCCCTCGCCAGAACCCGTTCTCGCCCCCTAGGACCAGCCACCGCGGGGCTgccaggtgggggggggggggctcacCTGATCAGCTGGGCTCGGCCCGGACGCCGTCTACGCTGGAGCTTGAGGTAGGAGAACTGGACCGGAACTCGTTAGCGCCAGCTTAGTCCCAGACTAGGCACTTCCGCCGGGCGATGCGGCGGCGGCTTCTCTAGCCGCACCGTCTCGCCTGCTCCAGGCACGGCGCTCGCAAGGGGCGGAGCTGGGCGGGGCCGCGGTGGGACGTCCCGCTGTAGAGGGTGGGGCGGAGCCGCGGACAGGCTTCTAGACGCTGTGCGGTGCGGTGCGGCGCAGCTGGCCGCAGCTGGGGCGGCCCCAGACGCGGTTCGCCGAGCTGTGGTGGCCGCCTTCCCCGAGCCAAGGAGTGGGCTAGGGCGAGAGTGCGGCGGCGGGGCCGGGCGGGATACTCGACCTGACCCGCAGGCTCCGACCCCCCTTCCTGCCCAGGCCCCCCGCATTGCTGTGCACGCTTCGCTTCCCGGTCCGGCCCAGCCAGGTGCTTCCTTTGGGTCGTGCCCTCTGTGTCCCCTCCCTGGCTCGGGCGGCGGGGACGAAGTGGGAGGCGACGCAGAGTGGGCACAGGGCTCTCTCCGGCGCCAGGCTTTCTGACCCGCCTCAAACCAAGTACACCGATCCTGCCTGTGCTCTGACCAGTGCCTGTCTTACCCGGGCTCCCGCCCGCCACCCCACCCCTGGAGGTGGGCGTCGGAAATAAAGCGGACCCTCCTGGAATCAAACCCCAAACGTGGGACTTCGGCCACTGGGAAATCATCCCCCGGATGtgaaggagggggaagaggaggaagggctgggacgAGCAAGAGGGGTGGTGGGTTCGGGGCAGAGTGGGTCGcccaggagaaagaagagaggtggCTGCGGGTAGGCAGCTCTGGCGAGGGGAGCGGCACCCTAGAGCTCTACACCCCTCTGCCCAGCCAGAACCTTCTCCCCCCTCACTCCTTGCTCTCTCAGCTTCACCATAAAAGGGAATGGCACCAAGCCAGGCTGGGGCCGGGGGCTGGGCTGTTGCTCTGGAGCTGTCAGGGGTAATGGAAGCCAGTTGCTTTGCGGTAGAGGGGGGCCTCGGCTCAGGGGAGGGCTCTGCTTCTCTGAGCCAAAGAAAACTCTACAGGAGCTGCTATGGGGCTGAAGCAGCTGGGACAGGGGACCAACTTGCTGCCTGTGTGCACTGAGCTGGGGATGCACTAGCCCAAAGTGGGGTTCCCAGCACTGGGATCATCAGCAGTTTGTCTCCTGTGCTTCGGCCCAGTGGCTCCTAAACTCATTCCTACTTTTAATAGTCTGTAGTTCCCCTGGCCTCCTGCCACCAcactcccagcccccacccactaTTTCCTGGAAGTTTCGTACTTATAATCCCAAGTCCATGTCCCCTCCACATAACATTGGTGAAACCCCAGACATGTACTCCCTTATGCATCCCTCAGCAAATGAGCGGTCTTGTTCCTGGCCCTGCTCTGAGAGAGTGAGGGTCTTGGTCTTAAAGGATTCCGCAACATTATACTTCATGTCTCCTGGAAATTTGAAGCAGATCCAAGTCCAACCAGACACTTAAGTCTACTGTTGAATCAGAATTACACCTccctttttaatataatttctatctctagGCTGACCCTGGAAGGTAAACTTTCTAGATTGCAAGTGACATTAGAGATAGCCTTGGAAGTGCTTCAGATTTCCAAGGCTGTCCTAAAACCAGCTGGCCCATGTGCATAGTATTCTAGACTATCAGAGCTTAAGGGGGACTTcaaggtaactttttttttaaaagatgaccggtaaggggatcttaacccttgacttggtgttgtcagcaccacgctctacaaAGTGATCTAACCCGCCATCCTATatcaggatctgaacccggggccttggtgttatcagcaccactctcctgagtgagccacgggccaacccTCAAGATAACTTTTTAgatggaaactgaggtccagaagaTAACTGATTTGGCCGAGGTTCTGTAACTGGTTAAAGACAGTGTCACCTATTCTTTTTAACCTTACATTCCATGTCACACTGTGGACTCTATAGGTTGTCCTACAGTCAGAGACAAGAGGGAAAGGATTTATTTTAGAACTACCcagagagctggccagttagttcagttggttagagcacagccttataacaccaaggtcatgggttcagatccccatactggccaactgccaaaaaaagaacTACCCAGAAGTGTCCTTCACTTCCCAGAACTTCCTGTGCGTGGGTCAGCAAGTCTTAATCAGCCTTGAATGGGTCATTTGGCATAGTGCCTGGAAGAACTAAGATAAAAATGGTCTCTGGGGCTGTCCAGTtgggtcagttggttagagtggtaTTGTAACAtaaaggtcaagagttcggatccctatacaggccagccaccctcccccgcaaaaaaaaaaattatattaaaaaatggtCGCCAGGACTGAACTAGACTCAGCTGAGAACTGACAAAGCTTGAAAAAAGCTTGGATGGAAAAGTGAGAGAGGTCTCACCCTGAGGGGACTTGGGGGGAAGGAGATAATTGGGGAGGGGGTGCTTATAGAGCTTAATCTCTGTGATTAGTGTGATGATTTCAAGGAAGGGACATGATGGGACAAATCGTACAACAGATTTTTGAACTTCAGAGGGCAGGAGAGGGAATAGGTGACAATCGGGCAGAAATAAGATGGCTGGGATGACTTCGGGTTGCCAGAGGCCCCctgaagggagaggagaggggaaaaagcagagaaagaaaacccATAGTTGCAGATAGGGCAATCTGGATAGGAAGTGGGTTGTCTTCCTGCCATGGCCAGAGCCAAGGCCTGGGCCTTGTGcagagaccagagacaaagctgcAACCTTCCACTGACACTCCTTGAAATCAGGATCTCCTGTGAATATTTCCTTCAAGCCTCCCTGTGTGCTGATCCCCAGGCCTCCAAGGGACAGCCAcaaatttccatttctattgGTTCCAGCATTTCCTTTTGCCACCCTGTCTTTCCACCAGCATTTCTGGACCACAGGACATCAGAGGCACATCACATAGAGTCACATTGAAGATGTAGCCTCCATTCTCATGGCTTCCAACTTCTGCCTTACAAATAGTTCCCAGAATCAAGATCCCCATTTCTAACCATTCCTTGGACATTTATTTCCACTGGGATGTTACTCCCATCCTAAATTCAGTATGTCCAAACTAAGgtcatcttttttcccccctctaaaCCTGCTACTCTTCCTGATTTCCCCATTTTAGCTCACACCCTGGAATCTTCTCTGGTGTTTCCTTTCATCGGGTCTCTCATGACCTAAGCAGTCACCAAACAGTCACAACGTTCCCTTCCTTTCcatggtcactgtcaccacctcaGCCCAAGTCTGCATCACTTTGCAATGTAGAATATGGAAGGGACCTTAGACAACACACAGACTCTCAGTGGCATCGTGGGATTTGCTCAAAGTTATAACACTAGTTAGAGGAGGAACTGGGAGTAGATTCCTTGTCCTCTGATACCCTATTCATTGCTCTCATTgataatatcttcttttttctgtgcACGTATATACAGTTTCCTCTACTAAAAAACTTACAATCCAACCTCCTAACCAGTCATTTGAACCTCTCCCTAATTTGTCCACAATCTACTTTTCTGACTTTCTGTCCCACTTCTTTCTGACACaaataagagctaacatttatcaagcatttaCCAAGTGACAGGTGCCATTCTaaaatgctttacatgtattaacttacTTAACCCTCACAAACCTGTCACAgagggtactattattattcctgtgttacagatgaggaaactgagacagacCTCTTTCCCTGAGCCTGaagtctctcccctccccttgtCTCTGTCCTTCACTCCCCCATACTCCCCACCCTCTGAAGTACTGTTCAGGTTCTATCTTTTCCAGCAGCTCTCCtctgactttatcttttccatcaGCCAACTGTCTTTCCCTTCCTCTTAGCCAGAACACACATCATCCGTTTGTCCTGCCCCCTTGGCACTTGGTTTCTCCTGCCTTGTGGTAATTCTCTGTTTGGGGGCTCATGCCCCATCCCCAACAGACTCAGTTGCTCCTTAGTGGACAGTGACTGAGTCTTATACGTGCCTTTGCTACCAGGGCACCTCcatagttcctggcacatggcattttcctgtcttctttctgtCTAGTCCCTCAGCTTCTCTCTCCCAAGCATCCTACTACATGGAAGACCCTGGTCCAAAACACGATGGTGAGTGCCTGATGGTGAAGGGGCCAAGCTTACCGATCCAGAAATCTCACAAGGAGCTTTCAGGGCAGGCAGATGGCTCTTTGTGCACTACAGAGAGGCTATCAGACTTGCCTACAAGCTAGGGAGTGACTTCTCTTGGCACTATACAGATAGGTTTATAGAGATAGGTCAAAATTTACCACCCCATTCCTCCACACCCCCAGTTATGGCCTGATCTTCAGCAAGACAAGCCTGGGACCCATGTTCATttagccctttaaaaaaaaagattcttagggccggcctgtggcccacttgggagaatgtggtgctgacaacaccaagtcaagggttaagatccccttaccagtcatctttaaaaaaaggaaagaaagaaagaaaaagattcttTCTCCTCTTGCC
It encodes:
- the OST4 gene encoding dolichyl-diphosphooligosaccharide--protein glycosyltransferase subunit 4 — encoded protein: MITDVQLAIFANMLGVSLFLLVVLYHYVAVNNPKKQE